In Scylla paramamosain isolate STU-SP2022 chromosome 19, ASM3559412v1, whole genome shotgun sequence, a single genomic region encodes these proteins:
- the LOC135109780 gene encoding calcium-activated chloride channel regulator 2-like isoform X2, whose amino-acid sequence MTELSKAMKRATRERLYLAEVTILLPKTWSGADGYQEATLEKYEDSLIRVLPPNPVYGEQPYTVQPGQCGEPGLYMHLTSRYLINDDVACRWGDRGKALMKEWTRLRWGAFDESGYKDDSIFPLYYPHASGEEEPHLVPNVCSDEPVIGKYKKPSSGAECKLKEDKECRFVPNYLQNASSSLMSNHHLSTVHEFCDADGKTHNSRAPTRHNLLCGGQSVWEVISKHPDLEENSKEIEQGSSVELRFTVVREVPTKYMMALETTSAVKGKEALNDKLKERLTKWLRDGVSDESFVGLVEFGSITVKTPLKLAGSGSTRLDLIDKISDLKSLEGPPCYGCVLSAVLQLLGGKANNSVILLVASGEEPFTESWESIFLNMVKGHNIRVHILLLSEEGKGVAKLKELNEATTGRMFPVKQSEEDEAVREFIEEAQRAESSSFKREKIMIQESTFKGKTKHLNRSFGVDDSVSESISFMLTTDRSQHVTRWPFLVTPAGNKITTETNGKRTQFSVIVTNPEVGLWRWEVVVSGSDLYSINVTVSAPRTTTAAPLAAEAWMNAKSGDTFDASAKQLHLYTRIRRQESPVTGASVRALVSQGRPTAAPREMQLLDVGAGADTLAGDGIYSRSVTFTEEDVYFFKIEVSDNNSSYYKKDSFQHTSLQDIRYPTLASCPDAPSGDPSTLCCGSVVPSDPQQEKQTRLFNRIINLGSLKITGVSSSQPALPPSQIRDLKVKRAWINRLSLSWTAPGGEGDRGNVTSYEFLLATRDEDFPKTREADGNPLILLTHWVDEDLDLEFGQNANLTLNLTGQELQEKRLYFLALRSENEAGEKSVLSNIARLVPEGRMVNEEDEEDVEGEGNSEQGGGPNSRLISLDNLGMRWHDYMLLCVFVFCLLSCMC is encoded by the exons GACAGCCTGATTCGCGTGCTGCCCCCTAACCCAGTGTACGGCGAGCAGCCCTACACTGTGCAGCCTGGACAGTGTGGCGAGCCTGGGCTTTATATGCACCTGACCTCCCGCTATCTCATAAACGATGATGTGGCCTGCAGGTGGGGCGACAGAG GTAAGGCGCTGATGAAGGAGTGGACACGACTGCGGTGGGGCGCGTTTGATGAGTCAGGTTACAAGGATGACTCCATCTTCCCCCTCTACTACCCACATGCCAGCGGCGAGGAGGAGCCACATCTGGTTCCCAACGTGTGCTCCGATGAACCTGTTATTGGGAAGTATAA GAAGCCATCTAGCGGGGCGGAGTGTAAGctgaaggaggataaggagtgTCGATTTGTGCCTAACTATTTGCagaacgcctcctcctcccttatgaGCAACCACCACCTTTCCACC GTGCACGAGTTTTGTGACGCTGACGGAAAGACCCACAACAGCCGCGCCCCCACGCGTCACAACCTGCTGTGTGGGGGACAGTCAGTGTGGGAAGTCATAAGCAAACACCCGGACTTGGAGGAAAACTC taAGGAAATAGAGCAAGGGTCGTCCGTGGAGCTTCGTTTTACTGTAGTGCGCGAGGTGCCCACCAAGTACATGATGGCGCTGGAGACGACGTCCGcggtgaaagggaaggaagcccTGAACGACAAACTGAAGGAGAGGTTGACGAAGTGGCTGAGAGATGGCGTGTCTGACGAGAGCTTCGTGGGACTTGTGGAGTtcgg GAGCATCACTGTGAAGACGCCCCTGAAGTTAGCAGGCAGTGGATCAACCCGCTTAGATCTCATTGACAAGATATCAGATCTAAAGTCACTGGAGGGTCCTCCTTGCTACGGGTGTGTTCTGAGCGCCGTGCTGCAG CTGCTGGGGGGGAAGGCGAACAACTCAGTCATCCTGTTGGTGGCGAGCGGCGAGGAGCCCTTCACGGAATCCTGGGAAAGCATCTTCCTGAACATGGTGAAGGGACACAATATTCGCGTCCACATACTGCTGCTGTC ggaggaaggcaagggCGTTGCCAAGCTGAAGGAGCTGAACGAAGCAACCACCGGCAGGATGTTCCCCGTGAAGCAAAGTGAAGAGGACGAAGCTGTGAGGGAATTCATCGAAGAAGCTCAGCGTGCAGAATCCTCGAGCTTCAAAAGGGAGAagataatg ATACAAGAGTCAACGTTCAAGGGGAAAACAAAGCATCTGAACAGGAGCTTTGGCGTGGACGACAGCGTAAGCGAGAGCATCAGCTTCATGCTCACCACAGACAGGTCGCAACACGTCACTCGCTGGCCCTTCCTCGTCACTCCCGCAGGAAATAAGATCACCACGGAGACAAACGGGAAACGCACGCAGTTCTCCGTCATCGTGACCAACcctgag GTCGGGCTGTGGcgttgggaggtggtggtgtcgggTTCAGATCTGTACAGCATCAACGTGACAGTCTCCGCGCCACGCACCACAACGGCGGCTCCTCTGGCAGCGGAGGCGTGG ATGAACGCGAAGAGCGGTGACACTTTCGATGCCTCAGCCAAGCAGCTCCACCTGTACACACGCATCAGGAGGCAGGAGTCACCGGTCACAGGCGCCTCCGTCAG GGCCTTGGTGAGCCAGGGGAGACCCACCGCCGCCCCGCGAGAGATGCAGCTGCTGGATGTGGGCGCCGGGGCAGACACTCTAGCTGGTGACGGAATTTACTCCCGCTCCGTGACCTTCACTGAGGAGGACGTGTACTTCTTTAAGATTGAG GTCTCAGACAACAACTCTTCGTACTACAAAAAGGACTCCTTCCAGCACACTTCCTTGCAGGACATCCGCTACCCGACCCTTGCTAGTTGCCCCGATGCGCCGTCAGGAG ATCCGTCCACTCTCTGCTGCGGGAGTGTCGTGCCCTCCGACCCACAGCAGGAGAAGCAGACGCGGTTATTTAACCGCATCATCAATCTGGGTTCCTTGAAG ATCACCGGGGTCAGCAGCTCCCAgcccgccctccctccttctcaaaTAAGGGACCTGAAGGTGAAGAGGGCGTGGATCaatcgtctctccctctcctggaCCGCGCCGGGTGGGGAAGGCGACAGAGGCAACG tgACAAGTTACGAGTTTCTCCTGGCGACGAGGGACGAGGACTTCCCTAAGACTCGCGAGGCAGATGGCAACCCACTCATCCTTCTCACTCACTGGGTGGACGAGGACCTGGATCTGGAATTTGGACAGAATGCCAACTTGACCCTTAACTTGACGGGCCAGGAGCTGCAGGAGAAGCGCCTCTACTTCCTCGCCCTCAGGAGTGAGAACGAGGCTGGGGAGAAGAG CGTGCTCTCCAACATCGCTCGCTTGGTGCCCGAGGGGAGGATGGTgaacgaggaggacgaggaggacgtgGAGGGGGAAGGCAACAGTGAACAAGGAGGGGGACCTAACTCACGGCTCATTTCCTTGGACAACTTAGGGATGAGGTGGCACGACTatatgttactgtgtgtgtttgtgttctgcCTTCTCTCGTGTATGTGTTAG